Proteins co-encoded in one Pseudomonadota bacterium genomic window:
- a CDS encoding YihY/virulence factor BrkB family protein, giving the protein MKNKISFIFQIIKALFKKYQRDNANIIVSSISFYILLTFIPFTLLSIYILGNVIDMSNPAGYLEKFIKNIIPHPYNVIIVKKVIRELNVISISKRLSGPLGVLFLFFFTTRLFTVIRSSFRIIFGKHPEKFIKGKGKELLFTILFSVIQALLFFSFIFSVILHTKITQMLPHFISKTIFIYAFSLLDMFFTFIMFYLLYYFLTPTSKVRKKHIIFISTIIATLLWHLGKGLFKHYILHIGKFTAFFGTYGVFVAFLFWIYFSVFVFITCAELQAVLVGLPNRGPLPSSSPSPEKPSEAPED; this is encoded by the coding sequence ATGAAAAACAAAATTTCCTTTATTTTCCAAATTATCAAGGCTCTGTTTAAGAAATACCAAAGGGATAATGCCAATATTATCGTCTCCTCTATATCATTTTACATCCTGCTTACATTTATACCATTCACGCTTCTGTCCATTTATATACTTGGTAATGTTATTGACATGAGCAATCCAGCCGGGTATTTAGAGAAGTTCATTAAGAATATTATTCCTCATCCGTATAACGTTATCATTGTGAAGAAGGTCATAAGAGAATTGAATGTAATCTCCATATCAAAGAGGCTTTCCGGACCCTTAGGCGTTCTGTTCCTTTTTTTCTTTACCACAAGACTTTTCACGGTGATAAGGTCCTCTTTTCGCATAATATTCGGTAAGCATCCTGAAAAATTTATTAAGGGAAAGGGCAAGGAGTTGTTATTTACCATTCTCTTTTCCGTGATCCAGGCACTCCTATTCTTTAGTTTCATATTCAGCGTGATTCTTCATACAAAGATTACGCAGATGTTACCCCATTTTATATCGAAAACCATCTTTATATACGCATTCTCGCTTCTGGACATGTTTTTTACTTTCATCATGTTCTATCTGCTCTATTATTTTCTTACACCTACGAGTAAGGTGAGAAAAAAGCATATTATCTTTATATCCACTATCATTGCAACGTTACTCTGGCACCTTGGAAAAGGCCTCTTTAAACACTATATACTGCATATAGGAAAATTTACCGCCTTTTTTGGTACCTACGGGGTCTTTGTAGCCTTTCTTTTCTGGATTTATTTCTCTGTCTTTGTATTTATCACATGTGCTGAGTTACAAGCAGTGCTTGTGGGTTTACCTAATCGTGGGCCTCTGCCCAGTTCTTCCCCTTCCCCAGAGAAACCTTCAGAGGCACCAGAAGACTGA